In one window of Prevotella fusca JCM 17724 DNA:
- a CDS encoding Fic family protein translates to MNESRDILQYLHYHPLSSRGDITAGTAFKGSDATLKRVIAAGIKAGDIVAEGKARATRYRLSPQAQLLMPLNLDTYFALEVDERQVQSSYNFELINGLLTETRLFSDKEQAHLDALQDEFRQHVNELTDNEYRKEMERLGIDLSWKSSQIEGNTYTLLETERLLRESKTAEGKTKEEAVMLLNHKDALSFILDNPDYLQELTVSHIEDIHQLLTKDLSIDKGLRRHRVGITGTNYHPLDNEFQIREAMRDACKLINSKYNIFEKALLTLLLLSYIQPFSDGNKRTARITSNAILIANDYCPLSFRSIDSIDYKKAMLIFYEQNNLYAFKQIFIEQFEFAVKEYF, encoded by the coding sequence ATGAATGAATCAAGAGACATATTGCAATATCTGCATTATCATCCACTCTCTTCTCGTGGTGATATTACTGCTGGAACGGCTTTCAAAGGTAGTGATGCAACTTTGAAACGTGTGATAGCAGCAGGCATTAAGGCAGGTGACATCGTGGCAGAAGGAAAGGCACGTGCTACTCGTTATAGGCTTTCTCCCCAAGCTCAGTTACTGATGCCACTCAATCTTGATACCTATTTCGCACTTGAAGTGGATGAGCGACAGGTGCAAAGCAGTTACAATTTTGAATTAATTAATGGTCTACTCACAGAAACAAGACTTTTCTCAGACAAAGAGCAAGCTCACCTTGATGCGTTACAAGATGAATTTCGGCAGCATGTCAATGAGTTGACTGATAATGAGTATCGTAAGGAGATGGAGCGGTTAGGAATTGATCTTAGTTGGAAGTCTTCGCAAATAGAAGGTAACACATATACTTTGCTTGAAACAGAACGTTTGCTCCGTGAGAGTAAGACAGCAGAAGGTAAGACGAAAGAAGAGGCTGTGATGCTGCTCAATCATAAGGATGCTTTGAGCTTTATCCTTGATAACCCAGACTATCTACAGGAACTAACGGTTAGTCATATAGAGGATATTCACCAATTACTAACAAAGGATCTCTCTATAGATAAAGGTCTTCGTCGTCATCGTGTTGGTATTACTGGAACCAATTACCATCCTTTAGATAACGAGTTTCAAATCCGTGAAGCTATGAGAGATGCTTGTAAGCTAATCAACAGTAAATATAATATCTTTGAGAAAGCCTTACTCACACTCTTACTTCTGTCTTATATTCAACCCTTCTCAGATGGAAATAAGCGCACAGCACGTATTACGAGCAATGCAATACTTATCGCTAATGACTATTGTCCACTTAGTTTTCGTTCCATAGACTCTATAGACTATAAGAAAGCTATGCTCATTTTTTATGAGCAGAATAACCTTTATGCTTTTAAGCAAATATTCATAGAACAATTTGAATTTGCCGTAAAGGAGTATTTTTAA
- a CDS encoding thiol-activated cytolysin family protein: METDDDRLSRYIDGMRRQRAGDSEDGRNVSSSGYVRPTLVSSSGSSDTDRQRTGGSEGGRNVSSSGYIRPTGGYSSGGSDADRRRAINAYISGLIADSSLLTSSEIGSTGPRQSGQYLKIHRRVDWHAKAKTSSVTTSSNNIFPGALIVVDGNVTSLNPTILNVKRGKVNVRVEQFNGAVISGRDSIVADASKESSGSMAVAVDHAIDNILHDFYNSGVTIPPGIVDKTETYHSYKEAEFGMHASAGYAGASLKASYESSSNSCRSISIRDFCQKYYTVKADLPDGDYSQLFGDDVTVDMLRRKIQNNALLFVDSVTYGRRAYYCSEIETHSSSMLATAEAAYSTYFSADSKWKKSSQDIRFKSWFVLDGGNIAGTSAFYEGVPGTNLMASSDGQEDGQQTTLDRIIAYQDEMKRRVNNYVQSGISIDRNTQGVILSYTTSFMSNNLVAAQFGNTGSYIEETVIPIHPVQILFQNRRERPRYISASWTEYTVDDYGNIWESQVEYPKTHVGGKRGLSIEVTRNTYQVKNINIKVWEGDSVNIVSGGNILLDADNNYYPSEEVYYVVYWNRSMKAELLDKAHWDAHVGMEVDLG, from the coding sequence ATGGAGACAGATGACGACAGATTATCCAGGTACATAGACGGCATGAGGCGTCAGCGAGCAGGTGATTCAGAAGATGGTCGAAATGTATCCAGCAGCGGATATGTCAGACCTACTTTAGTATCCTCAAGTGGAAGTTCCGATACTGACCGTCAGCGAACGGGTGGTTCTGAAGGAGGTCGAAATGTATCCAGCAGCGGATATATCAGACCTACTGGGGGATACTCAAGTGGAGGTTCCGATGCTGACCGTCGGCGAGCCATCAATGCCTACATCAGCGGTCTCATCGCTGATAGCAGCTTGCTCACATCATCCGAAATAGGATCTACCGGACCGAGACAGTCAGGACAGTATCTGAAAATACACCGTCGTGTGGACTGGCATGCCAAGGCGAAGACGTCGAGTGTTACCACCAGTTCAAACAACATCTTCCCCGGAGCGCTCATTGTGGTTGACGGAAATGTGACCTCGCTCAACCCCACCATTCTGAATGTGAAGCGCGGTAAGGTGAATGTGCGCGTGGAGCAGTTCAATGGAGCCGTTATCAGCGGGCGAGATTCCATTGTGGCTGATGCTTCCAAGGAATCCTCGGGAAGCATGGCCGTGGCTGTGGATCATGCCATTGATAATATCCTCCATGACTTCTACAACTCGGGTGTTACCATCCCACCGGGCATCGTTGACAAGACGGAGACCTACCACAGTTACAAGGAGGCCGAGTTCGGCATGCATGCCTCGGCAGGCTATGCCGGTGCATCACTCAAGGCTTCTTATGAGTCGAGTAGCAATTCCTGCCGCAGTATTTCCATCCGTGACTTCTGTCAGAAGTACTACACGGTGAAAGCCGACCTGCCCGATGGTGATTATTCGCAGCTATTCGGTGATGATGTAACAGTAGACATGTTGCGCCGGAAGATACAAAACAATGCTCTGCTTTTCGTGGACTCCGTAACCTACGGGCGTCGTGCCTACTACTGTTCCGAGATAGAGACCCACTCTTCGTCTATGCTCGCCACGGCAGAAGCAGCCTACAGTACTTACTTCTCTGCTGACTCGAAGTGGAAGAAGAGTTCGCAGGACATACGGTTCAAATCGTGGTTCGTGCTTGACGGAGGAAACATTGCTGGAACCAGTGCCTTCTATGAGGGTGTGCCTGGCACCAATCTCATGGCGAGTAGCGACGGACAGGAAGATGGGCAGCAGACCACCCTCGACCGTATCATCGCCTATCAGGATGAGATGAAGAGGCGAGTGAACAATTATGTGCAGAGCGGCATCTCCATCGACCGCAACACGCAGGGTGTCATTCTCTCCTATACCACCTCGTTCATGTCGAATAACCTTGTGGCTGCTCAATTTGGCAATACGGGCAGTTACATCGAAGAAACAGTCATCCCGATTCATCCCGTGCAGATACTTTTCCAGAACCGTCGAGAAAGACCGAGATACATTAGTGCCAGTTGGACGGAATATACCGTAGACGATTACGGGAATATCTGGGAAAGCCAGGTGGAGTATCCGAAGACCCATGTCGGAGGTAAGAGGGGACTCAGTATAGAAGTTACAAGGAACACCTATCAGGTGAAGAACATTAACATCAAGGTGTGGGAAGGTGACAGTGTAAATATCGTGTCGGGTGGAAATATTCTGCTCGATGCCGACAACAACTACTATCCTTCGGAGGAGGTTTACTATGTTGTCTACTGGAACAGGTCCATGAAGGCTGAACTGCTTGACAAGGCACATTGGGATGCCCATGTGGGCATGGAGGTAGACCTCGGTTAG
- the metG gene encoding methionine--tRNA ligase has protein sequence MEEKKFKRTTVTAALPYANGGVHIGHLAGVYVPADIYVRYLRLKKREVIFIGGSDEHGVPITIRAKKEGITPQDVCDRYHKMIKDSFEEFGISFDVYSRTTSETHHKFASDFFRKLYDDGKLVEQESEQYYDEEAHQFLADRYIMGECPHCGNPNAYGDQCEKCGSDLSPMELKNPHSTISGSQPVIKKTKNWYLPLNDYQEWLKQWILEDHKEWRPNVYGQCKSWLDMDLQPRAMTRDLDWGIPVPVEGAEGKVLYVWFDAPIGYISNTKELCDSNPERFGSWEKWWQDPESRLVHFIGKDNIVFHCLIFPTMLKAHGDYILPDNVPSNEFLNLEDDKISTSKNWAVWLHEYLRDFEGKQDVLRYVLTANAPETKDNNFTWKDFQERNNSELVAVYGNFVNRALQLTKKYWNGVVPACGELEEIDRQTIQEFKDVKAKVEAYLDIFKFREAQKEAMNLARIGNKYIAETEPWKLWKTDPKRVETILNISLQLVANLSIAFEPFLPFSSKKLRELINMTEYDWSELGSTELLAAGKQLAEPELLFEKIEDEAIDAQLNKLEETKKANEAASYKAEPIKKDIPFEDFEKLDIRVGHIIKCEKVKKSKKLLQFTIDDGSGVERTILSGIAAYYEPEQLTGKDVLFVANFAPRKMMGIESQGMILSAVNFDGSLTVTTTMGEVKPGSQVG, from the coding sequence AAGGAATCACCCCGCAGGACGTATGCGACCGCTATCATAAGATGATTAAGGACTCTTTCGAGGAATTCGGTATCTCGTTTGATGTGTACAGCCGTACGACAAGCGAGACCCACCACAAGTTTGCTTCTGACTTCTTCCGTAAGCTATATGACGACGGTAAGCTCGTAGAACAGGAGAGTGAGCAGTACTATGATGAGGAAGCTCACCAGTTCCTTGCCGACCGTTACATCATGGGTGAGTGTCCTCACTGCGGCAATCCGAATGCCTACGGCGATCAGTGTGAGAAGTGTGGCAGCGACCTCAGCCCTATGGAATTGAAGAATCCACACTCAACAATCTCTGGTTCGCAGCCTGTTATCAAGAAGACAAAGAACTGGTACCTGCCACTGAACGACTATCAGGAGTGGCTGAAGCAGTGGATTCTTGAGGATCATAAGGAGTGGCGACCAAACGTTTACGGTCAGTGTAAGAGCTGGTTGGACATGGATCTCCAGCCACGTGCCATGACCCGCGACCTCGATTGGGGTATTCCTGTACCTGTAGAGGGAGCCGAGGGCAAGGTGCTTTACGTATGGTTCGATGCACCAATCGGCTATATATCAAATACAAAGGAGCTTTGCGACAGTAATCCAGAACGCTTCGGCAGCTGGGAGAAGTGGTGGCAGGACCCGGAATCCCGCCTTGTTCACTTCATCGGTAAGGACAACATCGTGTTCCATTGTCTTATCTTCCCGACGATGTTGAAGGCTCATGGCGATTATATTTTGCCAGACAACGTACCTTCAAATGAGTTCCTCAACCTTGAAGACGACAAGATTTCTACAAGTAAGAACTGGGCAGTATGGCTCCATGAGTACCTCCGCGACTTTGAAGGGAAGCAGGATGTGCTGCGCTATGTGCTGACTGCCAACGCTCCGGAGACCAAGGATAACAACTTCACTTGGAAAGACTTTCAGGAGCGTAACAACTCTGAACTCGTTGCTGTTTACGGTAACTTCGTGAACCGTGCACTGCAGTTGACGAAGAAGTATTGGAACGGTGTGGTTCCTGCCTGTGGTGAATTAGAGGAGATTGACCGCCAGACAATTCAAGAGTTCAAGGACGTAAAGGCAAAGGTTGAGGCTTATCTTGACATCTTCAAGTTCCGTGAGGCACAGAAGGAGGCAATGAACCTTGCCCGCATCGGTAACAAATACATTGCGGAGACTGAGCCTTGGAAGCTCTGGAAGACTGACCCTAAGCGTGTGGAGACCATCCTCAACATCTCGCTTCAGCTCGTTGCCAACCTCAGTATTGCTTTCGAACCATTCTTGCCATTCAGCAGTAAGAAACTTCGTGAGCTGATTAACATGACGGAGTATGACTGGAGTGAACTCGGTTCTACCGAACTCCTTGCTGCCGGCAAGCAGCTTGCTGAACCAGAGTTGCTCTTCGAGAAGATTGAGGATGAGGCTATCGATGCTCAGCTCAATAAGTTAGAAGAAACAAAGAAGGCGAACGAAGCCGCTTCATACAAGGCTGAACCAATCAAGAAGGATATTCCTTTCGAGGACTTCGAGAAGCTCGATATCCGTGTAGGACATATCATCAAGTGCGAGAAGGTGAAGAAGAGTAAGAAGCTCTTGCAGTTCACCATCGACGATGGTTCAGGTGTTGAGCGCACTATCCTCAGCGGTATTGCAGCCTACTATGAGCCAGAACAGCTCACAGGTAAGGACGTTCTCTTCGTGGCTAACTTTGCTCCTCGCAAGATGATGGGCATTGAAAGTCAGGGAATGATTCTCTCAGCTGTCAACTTCGACGGCTCACTCACCGTCACAACTACCATGGGTGAGGTGAAACCGGGTAGTCAGGTGGGATAA
- a CDS encoding hybrid sensor histidine kinase/response regulator transcription factor — translation MSLLTFTGWSKHKHLFSSALSAFILFSFLLTSCEREKASFSLEERKETESTVRSTHGIDSLSLLQKRMEKEGNKLGSVITLREWGKALRNESRFDEALRVHNEGLQQAEGIGDTLEWVQALNNIGTDFRRLGMLDAAQEYHYNAWKMSEECTDTSFTAKKNRAVSLNGLGNIYMTLGNYTRADSVLRMALHGEQELHSLVGQAINYANLGYIFEHRGQTDSAWVYYRRSMVLNTEAGSDLGISLCHTYFGSLYEKAHQYDKATAEYETARKMMEASKDEWHSLNSLIALAGIYHITGNAEREMEYLDIAKQVAENIKSPEHLEKIYTLYYKHHKQTGDCHSALAFHEMATMMRDSILDMEKVNHIQNISLKIERNRQTKQMSEAQHRLEQERTMRYIGFAVSGLALLVLTGLLSMALYTNRLRRRNHQALKRMSALRENFFTNITHEFRTPLTMILALSHDLQSLDIAEVEDKARTIEQQGKELLTLINQLLDISKMKSAVGDADWQNGNIMAYLSMIVESYREYARSRNIDLQFFAKETVKMDFVPDYVNKVMNNLLSNAFKFTPEYGKVSVAVWREGENLFADVTDTGCSMDKETLCHVFDLFYQGEGDAKHIGTGVGLALVKQIIDAVKGTVTVESEEGKGTTFHICVPIYNEAGKQIAAAPVINTPLLPESETALVDSGSSESRFQLLVIEDNHNVAAYIGSQFADRYAVSYADNGKDGLEKALELVPDLIITDLMMPGLDGQEVCRQVRANEITDHIPIIVITAKITEEERIKGLEAGADVYLTKPFNADELHTRVEKLLDRYLRLRDKFSKNTDTHKDKNTQLTDAERRFLTKAVDFIYQLMDRRQLDVNTLAEKLCMSPRQFHRKLVTITGESPSSYMLKIKMKRACHLLETNPEMTIEEVADRCGFRHTPNFYSAFKRMYGITPMDYRRGVGI, via the coding sequence ATGAGCCTTTTGACATTTACGGGGTGGAGCAAACACAAACACCTGTTTTCAAGTGCATTATCAGCGTTTATTTTATTTTCCTTTCTACTGACTTCATGCGAAAGGGAAAAAGCCTCTTTTAGCCTGGAAGAACGGAAAGAGACGGAAAGTACCGTACGCTCCACGCACGGCATAGACTCGCTTTCCCTGCTGCAAAAACGAATGGAAAAGGAGGGAAACAAGCTCGGCAGCGTCATCACTCTCAGGGAATGGGGAAAGGCACTGCGGAACGAGAGCCGTTTTGACGAGGCACTGCGTGTCCACAACGAGGGATTACAACAGGCGGAAGGCATCGGTGACACGCTGGAATGGGTACAGGCATTGAATAACATCGGTACAGACTTTCGCCGTTTGGGCATGCTTGATGCGGCACAAGAGTATCATTACAACGCATGGAAGATGAGCGAGGAATGTACTGACACCTCTTTTACTGCCAAGAAGAACCGTGCAGTGTCGCTTAACGGCTTGGGCAATATATACATGACATTGGGAAACTACACACGTGCCGACAGCGTGCTACGCATGGCATTGCATGGCGAACAGGAACTTCACAGCCTGGTGGGACAAGCTATCAATTACGCCAATCTCGGTTACATCTTCGAGCATCGGGGGCAGACGGACTCGGCTTGGGTCTACTACCGCCGCTCGATGGTACTGAACACGGAGGCTGGCAGCGACCTCGGCATATCGCTCTGCCATACCTATTTCGGCTCGCTTTACGAGAAAGCGCATCAATACGACAAGGCAACGGCAGAATACGAGACTGCCCGAAAGATGATGGAAGCCTCGAAAGACGAGTGGCATTCGTTGAACTCTCTCATTGCCCTTGCCGGTATCTACCACATCACAGGCAATGCAGAGAGGGAAATGGAATATCTTGACATAGCAAAACAGGTGGCGGAGAACATCAAGTCTCCTGAACATCTGGAAAAAATATACACCTTATATTATAAGCATCACAAACAGACAGGAGACTGCCACTCAGCATTGGCTTTCCATGAGATGGCTACGATGATGCGGGACAGCATCCTGGACATGGAGAAGGTGAACCACATACAAAACATAAGTCTGAAAATAGAACGCAATCGACAGACAAAGCAAATGAGCGAAGCCCAGCATAGGCTGGAACAGGAACGCACGATGCGGTATATCGGCTTTGCAGTTTCGGGACTTGCACTGCTTGTGCTGACAGGACTGCTGTCTATGGCACTTTATACAAACCGATTGCGCCGACGCAATCATCAGGCATTGAAGAGAATGTCGGCACTACGTGAGAATTTCTTCACCAATATCACTCATGAGTTCAGAACCCCTCTTACGATGATACTCGCTTTAAGCCATGACCTGCAATCGCTTGACATAGCAGAGGTGGAAGACAAGGCAAGAACTATCGAGCAACAGGGCAAGGAACTGCTCACGCTCATCAACCAGCTCTTGGATATCTCGAAGATGAAGTCGGCAGTGGGAGATGCTGACTGGCAGAACGGAAACATCATGGCTTATCTCTCCATGATAGTGGAAAGCTACCGCGAATACGCCCGCAGCCGTAACATCGACCTGCAGTTCTTCGCCAAGGAAACTGTGAAGATGGACTTCGTACCCGATTATGTGAACAAAGTAATGAATAACCTGCTCTCCAACGCCTTCAAGTTCACTCCCGAATACGGCAAGGTGAGTGTGGCGGTATGGCGTGAGGGCGAAAACCTTTTCGCTGACGTAACCGATACGGGCTGTAGCATGGACAAAGAGACTCTCTGCCATGTTTTCGATCTGTTCTATCAAGGTGAGGGCGATGCCAAGCACATCGGAACAGGTGTAGGGCTGGCTCTCGTGAAGCAAATCATAGATGCCGTGAAAGGAACAGTAACGGTAGAAAGCGAAGAAGGAAAAGGCACAACGTTCCATATCTGTGTGCCGATATACAACGAAGCAGGGAAACAGATTGCCGCCGCACCGGTAATCAACACGCCGCTTCTTCCAGAGAGCGAAACAGCACTTGTTGACAGCGGAAGCAGCGAAAGCCGATTCCAACTGCTTGTCATCGAGGACAACCACAACGTAGCTGCCTACATCGGCTCGCAGTTTGCTGACCGATATGCCGTTTCCTACGCCGATAATGGCAAGGATGGATTGGAAAAAGCACTTGAGCTTGTTCCCGACCTCATCATAACTGACCTCATGATGCCCGGATTGGACGGACAGGAAGTATGCCGACAGGTGCGCGCCAACGAAATTACCGACCATATTCCCATCATTGTGATAACGGCAAAAATCACAGAGGAAGAGCGAATTAAGGGACTGGAAGCTGGAGCTGACGTCTACTTGACCAAGCCTTTCAACGCTGACGAGCTGCACACAAGGGTGGAGAAACTTCTCGATCGCTATCTCCGCCTGCGCGACAAGTTCAGCAAGAACACCGATACGCACAAAGACAAAAACACACAGCTCACAGATGCAGAGCGTCGCTTCCTGACTAAAGCGGTCGACTTCATCTATCAGCTCATGGACAGACGACAGTTGGACGTGAACACTCTGGCAGAGAAACTCTGCATGAGCCCCCGGCAGTTCCACCGGAAACTCGTGACCATCACAGGCGAATCTCCTTCCTCGTACATGCTGAAGATAAAGATGAAAAGGGCATGCCATCTGCTGGAAACGAACCCAGAAATGACTATCGAGGAGGTCGCCGACCGTTGCGGCTTCAGGCACACGCCTAATTTCTACAGTGCTTTCAAGAGGATGTACGGCATCACGCCCATGGATTATCGCAGAGGAGTCGGCATTTAA